The genomic window ACCCGAGTTGGAAGGGACCATGGTACTTATTTGGATCTTTGAAATATCCAATTTTTAAAATATGGTAAAGTAACTGTAGAACTATATATATTCAGAAACTGTGAAACTCATTTTCAGTTTTCCTTTTTGCAGACTATTAGTGAGACTGTTGACAAAAATGGAAATGCTTCCATGGTGCAGTACCCACTCCGCCCTACCCACCTTAATCTAGCCAACACTGATCTTATGTGATCTTGATCTTCTTGATAGGCATATATTGCATTATTCACCTGACTGACAAATGTTgtaacggggggtgggggggtgggtgatcAGCTGGCTGGCTCCATGGAAATCTTGAGTTTTGAAGCTTCTGATGAACTCTGCATGGACTGTGTAGCATCACTGATGATGTTCCAGTCCGAAACAGTTTGTTGGAAGAAAGTCTAACTGCTTTGTCAAGGTTTTGTTATTGATTATCTGCATAGATCTGCTCAAGGATGAATTCATCGAAATGATTTCCAATATATTTTTGGCTTTTTCACAACCTGTGTCAGCTTTTTATGGTCAGGATGTTAATATTCTgctatgagattttttttttcatcataaatgCAATGTCCTTTCTTGGTTAAGaaagttctctctcccccctccaccccccccccttcccccccccccccccacacccccccctctccacacacacaccacctggccCCACTTCATcctcttcatttctttgtcttaTTTTTCTTACAAAGATGAAAATGTTTCCTTTGCAGCTCTTCAACGATGTTGCAATGCGCCGTGAAATACTGTCTTTGAAAGTCAAGTGCAAGAACAGCAATGAAGAATGCACTTGGACAGGAGAAATACGTGATTCTGAGGTGAGGCATCAGACACCAATGTTAACCTGATGTGCATTTTTAAAATGGTGAGAAttggtcgttttttgttttttttaagaataaacttttttccttcttttttttcttctttttttttgtgtgtggtaaagTCCATTCACAGTGGACATATAGAGAATTTTGTCCGTAAAAGTAGCGAGGGAAGATGAGAGAAATATACTTGGCAAATTGTTAGAATGTGATTCTTCATGTGTGGGACTGAAGCTTGTGATTGTTGGATGGTAGCTGTACATAACATCTCCAAAGGATGAAATGGGTTTCACTTGCTTTGGCTGAAATGATAGAATGCACATCCTATCTGGAGGACCTACACAGAAGCAGAGCACCTTCAAGTTCAGTTTTGtcttaacttctctctctctctctgtctctctctctatctctctctctttctgtttgaatTGACTTCACATTCAATCAAGATTGAGTGTTTCGTTTTATGCAATCCTTTCACTCCTTGATTTGGGATCACTGTAAAGACAGTGGATAGGTGTTGAGAAACACTTTAACAGACTTATAGTATAGGTGTAAAGAAATACTGTAACACTAACAGACTCATAGGTATTAAAAATACTGCAGCAAGTTTAACAGATTTGTCATTTTTGATTATATTTAGTTTTTGGTAAACAGTGAGTTGTGTTTATCTTGATATCAACTTTTATTTTTATGTGGCCAACATTTATTCAATATTAATGTCATGCTGACACTGCAAGGATAGCTGACATGATGCTTATaaaatatctatatatctattctgTCAATCAATCATTGAAGTTATATGATATGTGCATGcaattttttttcaacagaaacaCCTGAAGGAATGCCCAATGGAGAATGTGCAGTGTCCCATCGGCTGTCAGGCCACATTGCGACGTGGTCAGATGACTGAACACAAAGAGGAATGCCCTCAGCGAACAGTCATCTGCAGTCACTGCAAAGAGAGCATTGTCTTCGTCAAGGTTCATGTAAGATCAGCTGAAAAGAAATGCAGAGTTGAAATCATCATTGTTGATACTGTTCCCTGGTGGGAGTTTCTTTGATAAGTTAGCCTTAAATTTGAGTTTATGAcctactttcttttctttggttgttggggtttttttgtttgtttttttatttatttattttttttagtggcaGAAAGAacctgaaaattgagtattttgtaagGTACCACATTTTCAAAGATTAATTTTTCAGACCTATATTTAGATTTGTGCTTTGATGAGTGGATGATGGAATTGGGACATGTGAACTACGGTGGCAAAAGAGATAATATCCCAACTGACACAAATAGCTCATTGTATGAAAGTGGTATATTGTTACGGATAGACAGTCAAACCTGCATAGAATTCTTGTTTTGGAAATGAGGCTTACCCGTCTACATTAACTTAGTTGCTATGTTTTAAAATCACAAGATTCATGGATGGGGTTATGATCAGAAATCTTGCCATTCTGTTCAGTGGGATGAATGAATGCTGGCATTATTtgtagggagaaaaaaaaggaaaattatgaCAAACTCAATGTAATTtgcaactttttctttcatgcaaagTGCCATGATCTCTTAGAaaaggcactatataaatgtacattattgttattTGCAGAAACATGAGGTGGTGGACTGCCCCAAGTTTCCAGTGCCCTGCACTTTGTGTGGCCAGACTGGTATTGCCCGCGCTGAAATTGCTCGTCACATGGACTCCACCACTGGCTCCTGTCCTCAGGCCAACGTGGTGTGCAAATTCCGCTCTGTTGGTTGCCACTTTCAggtgtgtaatgtctgtgttgcCTTTTGTTATAgctttgtttagtttagtttgaaTAGGAAAATTGCATACGTTTGGAGGTATGTGCACAGTTTTGACAAGTGTGTACATGAACAGACAAACTATCGTCTGTCACCTTTTTGGGGCAAAGGCCATCAACAGCAGTCTAACTTAGAGACAAAGATAAAacaattgtgaaaaaaaaactgtgtcCAGGCTTTCTCAAGATTCTGAGAACAGCTGTGTAAAAATGGTCATCTTTGTGTGTGGAAACTATATGCTACACATAcgctgtgtgtgtcattgagtgtgtgtgtatggctatgCTTGCTGAGTGTCTTTTATCAAAACATTTTAGATGGTCAGATCCATTTCTATCTGCTTTACAATCATGCACAGTTTGCTAAAGCATGTCCATtcatatattttgtatttctcttttttatcacaacagatttctctgtgtgaaattcagggctgctttccccagggagagagcattgctacactgagagcgccactcatttttttgtgttttttcctgcgtgcaattttatttgtttttcctatcgaagtggatttttctacagaattttgccagggacaacccttttgttgccatgggttcttttacgtgcgcaaagtgtatGATGCACGCAGGAcctcactttatcgtctcatccggatgactagcttacagaccaccactcaaggtccagtggagggggagaaaatattggcaactataccgtgattcgaaccattgcaCTCCGATTCTTTCGCTGCCTAGGTGGACGTGTGTTACccctagaccatcactccacatatatgctTACATCATCTGGTTTGTGCTGTTCAGATCccaaatgatttttctttttatactgAAGAGTAATGCAATTTGATGAATCACAGTGGGTGATTTAGAGGATATAGCAGAAAGTGAAATAGGACTTTGGAATGAATTTCTTTTTCAGGACAAACGCAAAGACATGCAGAAGCACTATGACAGCAGCACGGAGACTCATTTGTCAATGCTGATGAACAGAGTTGTGGAGCTTACAATGACCAATGACTTGCTGCGTGAAGAACTCTGTGTTACCAAAAGGTAATCAAAGCAGgagtcttttttattttgtttcctccttcactagtgtgtgtgtgtgtgtgtgcgcgcgcgcgtgtgtgtgtgttttatgtatagTTCTCAGTAAGAAAGACTGaagggatttcttttcttttttttaaactttgttcGACTTCCCATCCCCCATAAGTTCTTGCCTTCTTAAAATTCCTCACCATAGTTTTCTTAACTATGTACCAGTACACTTTTTTGTCCCACTTTCCCTCAGTTTCTCATTTTCGTTTTCAAATGTTCTACATActtcaaagaagaaaaatgtttggTGGCCCTTTCAGGACTGAGGAAAAAAGGTTTCGTTCAGAGTTCGTTGCCTTTGCCTTGTGAAGGCTAACATTTGATCACAATAATCTCGTGTgtactgaagattttttttataaaaaggtGTACTGgaatacacgcatgcacgtgcgcacccgcatacacacacacacacacacacacacacagagagagaaagctaaaTTAGTGTTGAAGTGGGTGAGAATACATTATGATTACTGATGTATCAGGATATCCAAAGTTGTTCTTTCttgagtgaaagaaaaagaaaagaataatcatAAACACATAACCAGTATAGATGTAAAGGGCtattttttgtgtctttcagttaCATAGGgtatttcacttaaaaaaaaaaaaaaaaaaaaggcaccatGTTTAGAATGATGTAaaattgtcttgtgtgtgtttggaacttCATTATCTCTGTACTAGCAATTAGCTCCCCCTGACTTTCCACACAGACAACCCATTTGCAAGtgaagaaataaaatcgccaaaaaacaTATTAGATTTCATGTACTGAAAACTTTCATATTGATCAGTAACATGAGTTAGtttgggacaaaatataaaacttcctcccttcttttgctATCATCCATTCAGATGATGAAAATAGCTATATGttttgttcgaaatttgcacacattgatgacttgtaaatgaatcctAGGAAGCACACAGTTTGGGCCCCTTCatataattctgttgtctgcattgtgactgagaagaaactggatcagacaccattgttgacacaactgttcacatgaaccagtctCTTTGAAAATAACTTTCCTGCTcacaagcacagcaacacactctgcatttaATGGAGTGTGGAAAGGTCATTTAAGAGATTTTTAGCTTACAACATCATGATGCAAATTAGGTGCCCTCCCCAAAATTCAAAACGTTCTAAAGCCCCTGTCAGGCTCCTTTGTCTGAAACACTTCTAAACAGAAGGCCCTCGGTCAGGCCAATTTCAAAAACGTTTTTTGGTGTGCAGCAAACTTGCCGACACCAGCATACAGCTGGTGGACCACTCTCAGTCCATAAAGCAGCTGAAGGAACGCACCATCAGTGGACGTCTGCTGTGGAAGCTGGACATGAACAACATGAATCCACTGCCCAACATGGTGTTCAGCCCCCCGTTCTACACCTCCTGTCCAGGCTATCAGGTTGGTTCCTTCCCTGTCCCTTTCCCCCTATCTCCAGAGTGGTTGAGAAAGGTTGATgaattattaatgataataacgatagtaTGTTTTAAATAGTGCTTTCAAACTTCTCAAagcacttaataataataataataataatggtatttatatagcactgaatcttgtgcagacaaatcaaagtgcttacaaatcaaagcgcttgttACTTAACAGTAACAAGTCAGTAGTCATAAAACACACTCAAACGACATACACACTCctacacagacacgtacacacctacatgcacacacaaacacttgaaatAGTGTTTGATGCATGTTCAGTTTACATTATATGGTATGCTGTAGTAAGAAGGTGACTTAAATACAAACTTCTGCCCACTGGAATAAAAATTTCCcttagtttttttaattttttatatatattttttttatctatctctaAAAATTCAGTGGGTCAAAAGTAAATTCAAACAGGTTTTTACTAAATTTCTTTTTCAGAATAAACACTATGAGCTTAAAAGAAAAGCTCTTACATAGCTGACTTCATGTTTTGACATAGTTTCAAAGTAAACTTGgaagtaaatgaaataaatactTCAAGTGGAATAATGTTTGTGTAATGTGATCCtgttcattaactcactccatgccaagagtttttgcctttgccaatccctgaaaacccagggtttgtataggatggggaaaaaaattgtaaaaaaaacaagtaaacacccagacaattgatatttagtatatgtatgcaaggaatgttgttccatatgtgtgcaaaaaatcaaagtatttactcaccatcttgatgttgatcgcggcatccatattttgtgtattttttagcatttttgcacccatcagaaaggtacaccaacatgttccacatcacattctaacactatttgaggaactgaagacctagtgcatgcaatgaagtatgaacaggtggtgaagaaagttgaaattcacacatacaaaaaaaaaaatgtctctacataatgaaaatcaaagaacaaagaaaaaaactcaaccggctgggtgttgactggccagtcagctgataaacctggtatgccagtgaagggatgtgaaagagggaaaaaggaaaaattgtcagtccaatcactggtgaaaacacttgcaaaatcgtccgtttcctcagtggtttcgtcgtctgtgtctgtctcatctgctggcacatgttactcactttcctctccattgtaaacactctctt from Babylonia areolata isolate BAREFJ2019XMU chromosome 1, ASM4173473v1, whole genome shotgun sequence includes these protein-coding regions:
- the LOC143279151 gene encoding TNF receptor-associated factor 6-like encodes the protein MASNGGSQQNRVVQDHGYDVELASGEQVDVKYMCPVCLNVMRDAMQTVCGHRFCKSCITRVAGDKPWGRCPVDKTALRRSEQLFNDVAMRREILSLKVKCKNSNEECTWTGEIRDSEKHLKECPMENVQCPIGCQATLRRGQMTEHKEECPQRTVICSHCKESIVFVKVHKRHYINVHYCYLQKHEVVDCPKFPVPCTLCGQTGIARAEIARHMDSTTGSCPQANVVCKFRSVGCHFQDKRKDMQKHYDSSTETHLSMLMNRVVELTMTNDLLREELCVTKSKLADTSIQLVDHSQSIKQLKERTISGRLLWKLDMNNMNPLPNMVFSPPFYTSCPGYQLRLRLDFRGVCDGDEVYSSIFVVLQKGEFDADLLFPFNGQVRVSVLPHSSQISSHCVSTIVKCKDIPRNTNGNVNARMNSRGCTRFIKQKELLSSSYSKNKIVFFDISMVADKDPNESAKKTTPQNILVSQVPVAPK